One window of Ziziphus jujuba cultivar Dongzao chromosome 5, ASM3175591v1 genomic DNA carries:
- the LOC107409215 gene encoding probable sucrose-phosphate synthase 1 isoform X3, with amino-acid sequence MAGNDWVNSYLEAILDVGPGLDDAKSSLLLRERGRFSPTRYFVEEVITGYDETDLHRSWVRAAATRSPQERNTRLENMCWRIWNLARKKKQLEGEEAQRVAKRRLERERGRKEATADMSEDLSEGEKGDVLGDISAHGDIPKGRMKRINSVDVMENWAKQQKEKKFYIVLISLHGLIRGENMELGRDSDTGGQVKYVVELARALGTMPGVYRVDLLTRQVSAPDVDWTYGEPTEMLNPHMSDTSGLGESSGAYIIRIPFGPKDKYIQKEHLWPHIPEFVDGALNHITQMSRVLGEQIGGGQPVWPVAIHGHYADAGDSAALLSGALNVPMVFTGHSLGRDKLEQILKQGRQSKEEINVTYKIMRRIEAEELSLDVSEIVITSTRQEIEEQWRLYDGFDPILERKLRARIKRGVSCHGRFMPRMVVIPPGMEFHHIVPHDGDIDGEVERNEDGPAPPIWAEIMRFFSNPRKPMILALARPDPKKNITTLVKAFGECRPLRELANLTLIMGNRDNIDEMSGTNASVLLAILKMIDKYDLYGQVAYPKHHRQADVPSIYRLAAKTKGVFINPAFIEPFGLTLIEAAAYGLPMVATKNGGPVDIHRVLDNGLLVDPHDQQSIADALLKLVSDKHLWARCRLNGLKNIHLFSWPEHCKTYLSRVASCKPRQPQWQSSDSQADNSGSDSPSDSLRDIQDLSLNLKLSLDGDKNEGSATVDNALDTEDALDEKNRVEKAALTLSKGVLGGTQKAGSSEKEDRSSSTNKFPSFKKRKNIFVIAVDSDATSNYIEIIEKIAEAVKKERDSGSIGFILSTALSISEIYPLLTKGGFSPSDFDGFICSSGSELYYPSSNSEDSPSGLPFVVDLDYRSHTEYRWGGEGLRKTLVRWASSVNDKKGEQGKIVSEDESGSTAHCFAFKVKDLALVSLICGQP; translated from the exons ACGACTGGGTGAACAGCTACTTGGAGGCGATCCTCGACGTCGGACCTGGACTCGACGACGCCAAGTCGTCTCTGCTTCTCAGGGAACGAGGTCGTTTTAGTCCCACTCGCTACTTCGTCGAGGAGGTCATCACCGGTTACGATGAGACCGATCTCCATCGCTCCTGGGTCCGA GCTGCGGCGACGAGGAGTCCACAGGAGAGGAACACAAGGTTGGAGAATATGTGCTGGAGGATTTGGAATTTGGCTCGCAAGAAGAAGCAG CTTGAGGGAGAGGAAGCACAGCGTGTGGCCAAGCGTCGTCTCGAACGAGAAAGGGGTCGCAAAGAAGCAACAGCTGATATGTCAGAAGACTTATCAGAAGGAGAGAAAGGAGATGTATTAGGTGACATATCAGCTCATGGTGATATCCCCAAAGGAAGAATGAAAAGAATCAATTCTGTTGATGTGATGGAGAACTGGGCTAAGCAGCAGAAGGAAAAGAAGTTCTACATTGTGTTAATAAG CCTTCATGGCTTGATACGTGGTGAAAACATGGAGCTCGGTCGTGATTCTGATACAGGCGGCCAG GTCAAGTATGTAGTTGAACTTGCGAGGGCCTTAGGTACAATGCCAGGAGTTTATAGGGTTGATTTACTGACAAGACAAGTATCAGCGCCAGATGTGGATTGGACTTACGGTGAACCAACAGAAATGCTGAATCCACATATGTCTGATACTTCAGGGCTTGGCGAGAGTAGTGGGGCTTATATAATTCGTATACCATTTGGACCAAAGGATAAATACATCCAAAAAGAACATCTTTGGCCTCACATTCCTGAATTTGTTGATGGTGCACTTAATCACATTACACAAATGTCCAGGGTTTTGGGTGAGCAAATTGGTGGTGGGCAACCAGTCTGGCCTGTAGCAATTCATGGACATTATGCAGATGCAGGTGACTCTGCTGCTCTTCTGTCTGGAGCCTTAAATGTGCCAATGGTTTTTACTGGTCACTCTCTTGGACGAGACAAGCTtgaacaaattttaaaacaagGGCGTCAATCAAAAGAGGAAATAAATGTGACATATAAAATAATGCGGCGGATTGAAGCTGAGGAACTATCTCTTGATGTGTCTGAAATTGTCATAACCAGCACTAGACAAGAGATTGAAGAGCAATGGCGTTTGTATGATGGTTTTGATCCAATACTAGAACGCAAATTGAGAGCAAGAATCAAAAGGGGTGTTAGTTGTCATGGCAGATTTATGCCTCGCATGGTT GTAATTCCACCTGGAATGGAATTCCATCATATTGTTCCTCATGATGGTGACATCGATGGTGAAGTGGAAAGAAATGAAGATGGTCCTGCTCCTCCAATTTGGGCTGAG ATTATGCGATTCTTTTCCAATCCACGGAAGCCTATGATACTTGCACTTGCAAGGCCAgatcctaaaaaaaatattacgaCATTGGTCAAAGCATTTGGAGAGTGCCGCCCACTGAGAGAGCTAGCTAATCTT ACTCTAATAATGGGAAACCGTGATAATATTGATGAAATGTCTGGAACAAATGCCTCTGTGCTTCTTGCAATTCTTAAGATGATTGATAAATATGATCTTTATGGTCAAGTGGCATATCCTAAACACCACAGACAGGCTGATGTGCCTAGCATCTATCGTCTAGCAGCAAAAACAAAG ggTGTTTTCATCAATCCAGCTTTCATTGAGCCATTCGGACTTACATTAATTGAG GCTGCAGCTTATGGTTTACCTATGGTAGCCACAAAGAATGGAGGTCCTGTTGATATTCATAGG GTTCTTGACAACGGTCTACTAGTTGACCCCCATGATCAGCAATCAATAGCCGATGCCCTGCTGAAGCTTGTTTCAGATAAGCACCTCTGGGCCAGATGTAGGCTGAACGGATTGAAAAATATTCACCTCTTCTCATGGCCAGAGCACTGTAAGACATACTTATCTCGGGTTGCCAGTTGCAAACCGAGGCAGCCTCAATGGCAAAGCAGTGATTCTCAAGCTGATAATTCGGGATCAGATTCACCAAGTGATTCCTTGAGAGATATACAAGATTTATCTTTGAACTTGAAGCTTTCATTGGATGGTGATAAAAATGAAGGGAGTGCTACAGTTGACAATGCTTTAGATACTGAAGATGCTTTGGATGAAAAGAACAGAGTAGAGAAAGCTGCCTTAACATTGTCAAAGGGTGTTTTAGGGGGCACTCAAAAGGCTGGGTCCTCAGAGAAAGAAGATAGAAGTTCTAGCACcaataaatttccatcattcaagaagaggaagaatatatttgttattgctGTGGATTCTGATGCAACCTCAAATTATATTGAGATTATAGAGAAGATTGCTGAGGctgtaaagaaagaaagagattcAGGGTCCATTGGATTCATATTGTCAACAGCCTTAAGCATATCTGAAATTTACCCTCTTCTGACCAAAGGAGGCTTTAGCCCATCAGACTTTGATGGTTTTATCTGTAGCAGTGGTAGTGAGCTCTACTACCCATCTTCAAACTCTGAGGATAGTCCTTCTGGGCTTCCCTTTGTGGTAGACTTAGACTACCGTTCACACACTGAATACCGTTGGGGTGGAGAAGGTTTGAGAAAGACATTGGTTCGCTGGGCTTCTTCTGTCAATGATAAAAAGGGAGAACAAGGAAAAATTGTTTCAGAAGATGAATCGGGATCAACTGCACATTGCTTTGCATTTAAAGTGAAAGACTTGGCACTG GTCTCATTAATTTGTGGTCAACCGTGA
- the LOC107409215 gene encoding probable sucrose-phosphate synthase 1 isoform X1, producing the protein MAGNDWVNSYLEAILDVGPGLDDAKSSLLLRERGRFSPTRYFVEEVITGYDETDLHRSWVRAAATRSPQERNTRLENMCWRIWNLARKKKQLEGEEAQRVAKRRLERERGRKEATADMSEDLSEGEKGDVLGDISAHGDIPKGRMKRINSVDVMENWAKQQKEKKFYIVLISLHGLIRGENMELGRDSDTGGQVKYVVELARALGTMPGVYRVDLLTRQVSAPDVDWTYGEPTEMLNPHMSDTSGLGESSGAYIIRIPFGPKDKYIQKEHLWPHIPEFVDGALNHITQMSRVLGEQIGGGQPVWPVAIHGHYADAGDSAALLSGALNVPMVFTGHSLGRDKLEQILKQGRQSKEEINVTYKIMRRIEAEELSLDVSEIVITSTRQEIEEQWRLYDGFDPILERKLRARIKRGVSCHGRFMPRMVVIPPGMEFHHIVPHDGDIDGEVERNEDGPAPPIWAEIMRFFSNPRKPMILALARPDPKKNITTLVKAFGECRPLRELANLTLIMGNRDNIDEMSGTNASVLLAILKMIDKYDLYGQVAYPKHHRQADVPSIYRLAAKTKGVFINPAFIEPFGLTLIEAAAYGLPMVATKNGGPVDIHRVLDNGLLVDPHDQQSIADALLKLVSDKHLWARCRLNGLKNIHLFSWPEHCKTYLSRVASCKPRQPQWQSSDSQADNSGSDSPSDSLRDIQDLSLNLKLSLDGDKNEGSATVDNALDTEDALDEKNRVEKAALTLSKGVLGGTQKAGSSEKEDRSSSTNKFPSFKKRKNIFVIAVDSDATSNYIEIIEKIAEAVKKERDSGSIGFILSTALSISEIYPLLTKGGFSPSDFDGFICSSGSELYYPSSNSEDSPSGLPFVVDLDYRSHTEYRWGGEGLRKTLVRWASSVNDKKGEQGKIVSEDESGSTAHCFAFKVKDLALIPPVKELRKLTRIQALRCHLVYSQNGTKLNVIPVLASRAQALRYLYIRWGMDLSKVVVFVGECGDTDYEGLLGGIHKTVILKGVATEARKLHANRNYPLEDVISFDMPNFAQVEGFKSNDIRTSLGKLGILKG; encoded by the exons ACGACTGGGTGAACAGCTACTTGGAGGCGATCCTCGACGTCGGACCTGGACTCGACGACGCCAAGTCGTCTCTGCTTCTCAGGGAACGAGGTCGTTTTAGTCCCACTCGCTACTTCGTCGAGGAGGTCATCACCGGTTACGATGAGACCGATCTCCATCGCTCCTGGGTCCGA GCTGCGGCGACGAGGAGTCCACAGGAGAGGAACACAAGGTTGGAGAATATGTGCTGGAGGATTTGGAATTTGGCTCGCAAGAAGAAGCAG CTTGAGGGAGAGGAAGCACAGCGTGTGGCCAAGCGTCGTCTCGAACGAGAAAGGGGTCGCAAAGAAGCAACAGCTGATATGTCAGAAGACTTATCAGAAGGAGAGAAAGGAGATGTATTAGGTGACATATCAGCTCATGGTGATATCCCCAAAGGAAGAATGAAAAGAATCAATTCTGTTGATGTGATGGAGAACTGGGCTAAGCAGCAGAAGGAAAAGAAGTTCTACATTGTGTTAATAAG CCTTCATGGCTTGATACGTGGTGAAAACATGGAGCTCGGTCGTGATTCTGATACAGGCGGCCAG GTCAAGTATGTAGTTGAACTTGCGAGGGCCTTAGGTACAATGCCAGGAGTTTATAGGGTTGATTTACTGACAAGACAAGTATCAGCGCCAGATGTGGATTGGACTTACGGTGAACCAACAGAAATGCTGAATCCACATATGTCTGATACTTCAGGGCTTGGCGAGAGTAGTGGGGCTTATATAATTCGTATACCATTTGGACCAAAGGATAAATACATCCAAAAAGAACATCTTTGGCCTCACATTCCTGAATTTGTTGATGGTGCACTTAATCACATTACACAAATGTCCAGGGTTTTGGGTGAGCAAATTGGTGGTGGGCAACCAGTCTGGCCTGTAGCAATTCATGGACATTATGCAGATGCAGGTGACTCTGCTGCTCTTCTGTCTGGAGCCTTAAATGTGCCAATGGTTTTTACTGGTCACTCTCTTGGACGAGACAAGCTtgaacaaattttaaaacaagGGCGTCAATCAAAAGAGGAAATAAATGTGACATATAAAATAATGCGGCGGATTGAAGCTGAGGAACTATCTCTTGATGTGTCTGAAATTGTCATAACCAGCACTAGACAAGAGATTGAAGAGCAATGGCGTTTGTATGATGGTTTTGATCCAATACTAGAACGCAAATTGAGAGCAAGAATCAAAAGGGGTGTTAGTTGTCATGGCAGATTTATGCCTCGCATGGTT GTAATTCCACCTGGAATGGAATTCCATCATATTGTTCCTCATGATGGTGACATCGATGGTGAAGTGGAAAGAAATGAAGATGGTCCTGCTCCTCCAATTTGGGCTGAG ATTATGCGATTCTTTTCCAATCCACGGAAGCCTATGATACTTGCACTTGCAAGGCCAgatcctaaaaaaaatattacgaCATTGGTCAAAGCATTTGGAGAGTGCCGCCCACTGAGAGAGCTAGCTAATCTT ACTCTAATAATGGGAAACCGTGATAATATTGATGAAATGTCTGGAACAAATGCCTCTGTGCTTCTTGCAATTCTTAAGATGATTGATAAATATGATCTTTATGGTCAAGTGGCATATCCTAAACACCACAGACAGGCTGATGTGCCTAGCATCTATCGTCTAGCAGCAAAAACAAAG ggTGTTTTCATCAATCCAGCTTTCATTGAGCCATTCGGACTTACATTAATTGAG GCTGCAGCTTATGGTTTACCTATGGTAGCCACAAAGAATGGAGGTCCTGTTGATATTCATAGG GTTCTTGACAACGGTCTACTAGTTGACCCCCATGATCAGCAATCAATAGCCGATGCCCTGCTGAAGCTTGTTTCAGATAAGCACCTCTGGGCCAGATGTAGGCTGAACGGATTGAAAAATATTCACCTCTTCTCATGGCCAGAGCACTGTAAGACATACTTATCTCGGGTTGCCAGTTGCAAACCGAGGCAGCCTCAATGGCAAAGCAGTGATTCTCAAGCTGATAATTCGGGATCAGATTCACCAAGTGATTCCTTGAGAGATATACAAGATTTATCTTTGAACTTGAAGCTTTCATTGGATGGTGATAAAAATGAAGGGAGTGCTACAGTTGACAATGCTTTAGATACTGAAGATGCTTTGGATGAAAAGAACAGAGTAGAGAAAGCTGCCTTAACATTGTCAAAGGGTGTTTTAGGGGGCACTCAAAAGGCTGGGTCCTCAGAGAAAGAAGATAGAAGTTCTAGCACcaataaatttccatcattcaagaagaggaagaatatatttgttattgctGTGGATTCTGATGCAACCTCAAATTATATTGAGATTATAGAGAAGATTGCTGAGGctgtaaagaaagaaagagattcAGGGTCCATTGGATTCATATTGTCAACAGCCTTAAGCATATCTGAAATTTACCCTCTTCTGACCAAAGGAGGCTTTAGCCCATCAGACTTTGATGGTTTTATCTGTAGCAGTGGTAGTGAGCTCTACTACCCATCTTCAAACTCTGAGGATAGTCCTTCTGGGCTTCCCTTTGTGGTAGACTTAGACTACCGTTCACACACTGAATACCGTTGGGGTGGAGAAGGTTTGAGAAAGACATTGGTTCGCTGGGCTTCTTCTGTCAATGATAAAAAGGGAGAACAAGGAAAAATTGTTTCAGAAGATGAATCGGGATCAACTGCACATTGCTTTGCATTTAAAGTGAAAGACTTGGCACTG ATTCCACCAGTTAAGGAACTAAGGAAACTGACTAGAATTCAGGCTCTTCGGTGCCATCTTGTATATAGTCAAAATGGTACAAAGCTAAATGTCATTCCTGTGTTGGCTTCTAGAGCTCAAGCCCTCAG GTACTTGTATATCCGTTGGGGCATGGATCTGTCAAAAGTTGTGGTCTTTGTGGGAGAATGTGGTGACACAGATTATGAAGGATTGCTTGGTGGGATTCACAAGACTGTGATATTGAAGGGAGTTGCCACCGAGGCTCGTAAACTTCATGCCAACAGGAATTATCCTTTAGAAGATGTTATTTCATTTGACATGCCCAATTTTGCACAAGTTGAAGGTTTCAAAAGCAATGACATAAGAACATCATTGGGAAAACTAGGAATTCTTAAGGGGTAG
- the LOC107409215 gene encoding probable sucrose-phosphate synthase 1 isoform X2, producing MAGNDWVNSYLEAILDVGPGLDDAKSSLLLRERGRFSPTRYFVEEVITGYDETDLHRSWVRAAATRSPQERNTRLENMCWRIWNLARKKKQLEGEEAQRVAKRRLERERGRKEATADMSEDLSEGEKGDVLGDISAHGDIPKGRMKRINSVDVMENWAKQQKEKKFYIVLISLHGLIRGENMELGRDSDTGGQVKYVVELARALGTMPGVYRVDLLTRQVSAPDVDWTYGEPTEMLNPHMSDTSGLGESSGAYIIRIPFGPKDKYIQKEHLWPHIPEFVDGALNHITQMSRVLGEQIGGGQPVWPVAIHGHYADAGDSAALLSGALNVPMVFTGHSLGRDKLEQILKQGRQSKEEINVTYKIMRRIEAEELSLDVSEIVITSTRQEIEEQWRLYDGFDPILERKLRARIKRGVSCHGRFMPRMVIMRFFSNPRKPMILALARPDPKKNITTLVKAFGECRPLRELANLTLIMGNRDNIDEMSGTNASVLLAILKMIDKYDLYGQVAYPKHHRQADVPSIYRLAAKTKGVFINPAFIEPFGLTLIEAAAYGLPMVATKNGGPVDIHRVLDNGLLVDPHDQQSIADALLKLVSDKHLWARCRLNGLKNIHLFSWPEHCKTYLSRVASCKPRQPQWQSSDSQADNSGSDSPSDSLRDIQDLSLNLKLSLDGDKNEGSATVDNALDTEDALDEKNRVEKAALTLSKGVLGGTQKAGSSEKEDRSSSTNKFPSFKKRKNIFVIAVDSDATSNYIEIIEKIAEAVKKERDSGSIGFILSTALSISEIYPLLTKGGFSPSDFDGFICSSGSELYYPSSNSEDSPSGLPFVVDLDYRSHTEYRWGGEGLRKTLVRWASSVNDKKGEQGKIVSEDESGSTAHCFAFKVKDLALIPPVKELRKLTRIQALRCHLVYSQNGTKLNVIPVLASRAQALRYLYIRWGMDLSKVVVFVGECGDTDYEGLLGGIHKTVILKGVATEARKLHANRNYPLEDVISFDMPNFAQVEGFKSNDIRTSLGKLGILKG from the exons ACGACTGGGTGAACAGCTACTTGGAGGCGATCCTCGACGTCGGACCTGGACTCGACGACGCCAAGTCGTCTCTGCTTCTCAGGGAACGAGGTCGTTTTAGTCCCACTCGCTACTTCGTCGAGGAGGTCATCACCGGTTACGATGAGACCGATCTCCATCGCTCCTGGGTCCGA GCTGCGGCGACGAGGAGTCCACAGGAGAGGAACACAAGGTTGGAGAATATGTGCTGGAGGATTTGGAATTTGGCTCGCAAGAAGAAGCAG CTTGAGGGAGAGGAAGCACAGCGTGTGGCCAAGCGTCGTCTCGAACGAGAAAGGGGTCGCAAAGAAGCAACAGCTGATATGTCAGAAGACTTATCAGAAGGAGAGAAAGGAGATGTATTAGGTGACATATCAGCTCATGGTGATATCCCCAAAGGAAGAATGAAAAGAATCAATTCTGTTGATGTGATGGAGAACTGGGCTAAGCAGCAGAAGGAAAAGAAGTTCTACATTGTGTTAATAAG CCTTCATGGCTTGATACGTGGTGAAAACATGGAGCTCGGTCGTGATTCTGATACAGGCGGCCAG GTCAAGTATGTAGTTGAACTTGCGAGGGCCTTAGGTACAATGCCAGGAGTTTATAGGGTTGATTTACTGACAAGACAAGTATCAGCGCCAGATGTGGATTGGACTTACGGTGAACCAACAGAAATGCTGAATCCACATATGTCTGATACTTCAGGGCTTGGCGAGAGTAGTGGGGCTTATATAATTCGTATACCATTTGGACCAAAGGATAAATACATCCAAAAAGAACATCTTTGGCCTCACATTCCTGAATTTGTTGATGGTGCACTTAATCACATTACACAAATGTCCAGGGTTTTGGGTGAGCAAATTGGTGGTGGGCAACCAGTCTGGCCTGTAGCAATTCATGGACATTATGCAGATGCAGGTGACTCTGCTGCTCTTCTGTCTGGAGCCTTAAATGTGCCAATGGTTTTTACTGGTCACTCTCTTGGACGAGACAAGCTtgaacaaattttaaaacaagGGCGTCAATCAAAAGAGGAAATAAATGTGACATATAAAATAATGCGGCGGATTGAAGCTGAGGAACTATCTCTTGATGTGTCTGAAATTGTCATAACCAGCACTAGACAAGAGATTGAAGAGCAATGGCGTTTGTATGATGGTTTTGATCCAATACTAGAACGCAAATTGAGAGCAAGAATCAAAAGGGGTGTTAGTTGTCATGGCAGATTTATGCCTCGCATGGTT ATTATGCGATTCTTTTCCAATCCACGGAAGCCTATGATACTTGCACTTGCAAGGCCAgatcctaaaaaaaatattacgaCATTGGTCAAAGCATTTGGAGAGTGCCGCCCACTGAGAGAGCTAGCTAATCTT ACTCTAATAATGGGAAACCGTGATAATATTGATGAAATGTCTGGAACAAATGCCTCTGTGCTTCTTGCAATTCTTAAGATGATTGATAAATATGATCTTTATGGTCAAGTGGCATATCCTAAACACCACAGACAGGCTGATGTGCCTAGCATCTATCGTCTAGCAGCAAAAACAAAG ggTGTTTTCATCAATCCAGCTTTCATTGAGCCATTCGGACTTACATTAATTGAG GCTGCAGCTTATGGTTTACCTATGGTAGCCACAAAGAATGGAGGTCCTGTTGATATTCATAGG GTTCTTGACAACGGTCTACTAGTTGACCCCCATGATCAGCAATCAATAGCCGATGCCCTGCTGAAGCTTGTTTCAGATAAGCACCTCTGGGCCAGATGTAGGCTGAACGGATTGAAAAATATTCACCTCTTCTCATGGCCAGAGCACTGTAAGACATACTTATCTCGGGTTGCCAGTTGCAAACCGAGGCAGCCTCAATGGCAAAGCAGTGATTCTCAAGCTGATAATTCGGGATCAGATTCACCAAGTGATTCCTTGAGAGATATACAAGATTTATCTTTGAACTTGAAGCTTTCATTGGATGGTGATAAAAATGAAGGGAGTGCTACAGTTGACAATGCTTTAGATACTGAAGATGCTTTGGATGAAAAGAACAGAGTAGAGAAAGCTGCCTTAACATTGTCAAAGGGTGTTTTAGGGGGCACTCAAAAGGCTGGGTCCTCAGAGAAAGAAGATAGAAGTTCTAGCACcaataaatttccatcattcaagaagaggaagaatatatttgttattgctGTGGATTCTGATGCAACCTCAAATTATATTGAGATTATAGAGAAGATTGCTGAGGctgtaaagaaagaaagagattcAGGGTCCATTGGATTCATATTGTCAACAGCCTTAAGCATATCTGAAATTTACCCTCTTCTGACCAAAGGAGGCTTTAGCCCATCAGACTTTGATGGTTTTATCTGTAGCAGTGGTAGTGAGCTCTACTACCCATCTTCAAACTCTGAGGATAGTCCTTCTGGGCTTCCCTTTGTGGTAGACTTAGACTACCGTTCACACACTGAATACCGTTGGGGTGGAGAAGGTTTGAGAAAGACATTGGTTCGCTGGGCTTCTTCTGTCAATGATAAAAAGGGAGAACAAGGAAAAATTGTTTCAGAAGATGAATCGGGATCAACTGCACATTGCTTTGCATTTAAAGTGAAAGACTTGGCACTG ATTCCACCAGTTAAGGAACTAAGGAAACTGACTAGAATTCAGGCTCTTCGGTGCCATCTTGTATATAGTCAAAATGGTACAAAGCTAAATGTCATTCCTGTGTTGGCTTCTAGAGCTCAAGCCCTCAG GTACTTGTATATCCGTTGGGGCATGGATCTGTCAAAAGTTGTGGTCTTTGTGGGAGAATGTGGTGACACAGATTATGAAGGATTGCTTGGTGGGATTCACAAGACTGTGATATTGAAGGGAGTTGCCACCGAGGCTCGTAAACTTCATGCCAACAGGAATTATCCTTTAGAAGATGTTATTTCATTTGACATGCCCAATTTTGCACAAGTTGAAGGTTTCAAAAGCAATGACATAAGAACATCATTGGGAAAACTAGGAATTCTTAAGGGGTAG